AATGCTTCCAGTATCCACACACTTCCCCATATTTAGTAAAGCCTTCATTATACATACACCCATTCTGGTGTTTGTGACAcaagtgtggagtttgcacattttcctcttgtctgcgtggatttcctccgggtgctccggtttcctcccacagtccaaaaatgtgcaggtcaggtgaattggccatgctaaagtgcccgtagtgttaggtgaaggggtaaatgtaggggaatgggtgggttgctctttggagagtcggtgtggacttgttgggcctaagggcctgtttccacactaagtaatctaaatctaaatcagcATTTGATGTAACAATGCagaaattagagtcatagagatgtacagcatggaaacagatccttcgttcCAAACTAttcacaccgaccagatatcccaacccaatctagtcccacctgccagcacccgcccatatccctccaaaccctccctattcatatacccatccaaatgcctcttaaatgttgcaattgtactcacctccaccactcctcctgacagctcattccatacctgtaccaccctctgtgtggaaaaagttgcctcttaagtctcttttagatcgttcccctctcaccctaaacctatgccctctagttctggactccccaaccccaggggaaaaaactttgtctatttatcctatccatgcctctcataattttgtaaaccactataaggtcatcttcagcctccaacactccagggaaaacagccccagcctggtcagcctctccctatagttcagatcctccaaccctggcaacatccttgtaagtcttttctgaaccctttcaagtttcacaacatctttccgataggaaggagaccagaattgcatgcaatattccaacagtggccaatgtcttgtacagccgcaacatgacctcccaactcctgtactcaatactctgactaataaaggaaagcataccaaacgccgcatTCACTaccctatttacctgcgactccactttcaaggagctatgaacctgcactccaaggtctctctgttcagcaacactccctaggaccttaccattaagtgtataattcctgttaagatttgctttcccaaaatgcagcacctcgcatttatctgaattaaactccatctgccacttctcagcccattagcccaatctggtccagatcctgttgtaatctgaggtaaccatctttgctgtccactacacctccaattttggtgtcatctccaaacttactaactgtacctcttaggctcacatccaaatcatttatgtaaatgacaaaaagtagaggacccagcaccgatccttgtggcactccactggtcacaggcctccagtctgaaaaacaaccctcaccaccaccctctgtcttcgacctttgagccagttctgtagccaaatggctagttctcccctgtattccatgagatctaaccttgctaatcagtctcccatggggaaccttgtcgaatgccctactgaagtccatatagatcacatctaccgctctgccctcatcaatcttctttgttacttcttcaaaaaactcaatcaagtttgtgagacatgatttcccacgcacaaagccatgttgactatccctaatctgtccttgcctttccaaatacatgtacattctgtccctcaggattccctccaacaacttgcccaccaccgaggtcaggctcactggtctattgttccctggcttgtctttaccacccttcttaaacggtggcatcacatttgccaacctccagtcttccagcaccttacctgtgacgatcaatgatataaatatctcagcaagaggccctgcaatcactcctctagcttcccacagagttctcaggtacacctaatcaggtccaggggatttattcatctttacacgtttcaagacatccagcacttcctcctctgtaatctggacgttttgcaagatggtaccatccatttccccacattctatatcttccatatcctttttcacagtaaatactgatgcaaaatactcatttactatctcccccattttctgtggctccacacaaaggtcaccttgttgatctttgagggaccctattctctccctagttacccttttgtccttaatatatttgtaaaaaccctttggcaaatagaattaaggagaatccaaagctatctcatgtcccctttttgccctcctgattttcctcttaagtatactcctacttcctttatgctcttctaaagattcacgcgatctatcctgtctgtacctgacatatgcttcattctttttcttaaccaaaccctcaatttctttagtcatccagcattccctatatctaccagccttccctttcaccctgacagcaatatactttctctggattctcattctcatttctgaagacttcccattttccagccgtccctttacctgcaaacatctgtctccaatcagctttcgaaagttcttgcctaataccgtcaaaattggcctttctccaatttataacatcaacttttagatctggtctatccttttccatcactattttaaaatgaatagaattatggtcgctggccccaaagtgctcccccgctgacacctcagtcacctgccctgccttatttcccaagggtaggtcaagttttgcatcttctctagtagatacatccacatactgaatcagaaaattgtcatctatgcacttaagaaattcctctccatctaaacctttgacTGGGACAGCCGTAGtgttaatgtttggaaagttaaaatctcctaccataactaccctattattcttacagatagctgagatctccttagaagtttgtttctcaatttccctctgactattggggggtctataatacaatcccaataaggtgatcatccctttcttatttctcagttctacccaaataacgtccctcaatgtatttctgggaatatcctctctcagcacagctataatactatcccttatcaaaactcccactcccactcctctcTAGCCTCCCtttatatccttcctgtagcatttgtatcctggaacattcagctgccagtcctgcccatccctgagccatgtttccgtaattgctatgatatcccagtcccatgttcctaaccatgccgtgagttcatctgccttccctgttaggccccttgcattgaaataaatgcagtttaatttattagtcataccctgtccctgcctgccttgactgtttgactcacttctgttctcagctgtacatgtctcagattgatctctttcctcactatctccctgggtcccacccccacccaccttactaatttaaatcctcccaagcagttccagcaaatttctctgccagtttattagtccccttccaatttaggtgcagtcTGTTCttattgtacaggtcacttctaccccaaaagagattccaatgatccaaaaatgtgaatccttctcctatacaccagctcctcagccatgcattcatctgctctatcctcctattcctgccctcactagcttgtagcactgggagtactCCAGATATTAccactctcgaggacctcctttttaaatttctgcctaactctctgtaaactcccttcagaatctcaacctttttccttcctatgtcgttggttccaatgtggacaatgacctcttgctgatcCCTCTCCCCCGAGAGAACATTacaaacattctctctcactgataTTGAAATCTGTTGATTTGTGATTGAATAGAAAAACGTAACCAcgaattttaaaaatgctttaCATTTGGGTTAGATGAATTATTCAATAAAATGTTCTGTTAATTGCATGGCATGCTATAATTTAACGTTGATTTAGGATGAGAAGTTTGTGGTTTGAGAATTTTATCGCAGTAGATTTGTTACAAAAATGACTCAACTTTAAATTTGCTTTGCCAAATATTAAATATTCAGAGCTGTTAATGTACTAATCACTTTATATTGATAGAAATTAGAAATACCAGTAACAAGTGACCAACCTAATGCAGAAGAAATATCAGAGGACACCACGCTGAAACAAGCACATGGTTTGCTAACTGTTTATGATCACAGCTACAGTGTTGGTGATGCATGTTTGCAAAAGAAAAAGATTCAGAAATTGGAAGAACAGAATGAGAAGCTGAAGAAGAAACTGAAATTCTTGCAGCAGAAATCACGCCGCCAAGAGCAACGATTACAGAAAATGAAGAAGTTATTACAGCAACTTAATCCACAGGAGATACTACCACATCAGAGATGTGTATTGTTACATGATACTTTGTATGAAGTGATTAAAGTTTAACATTTATCGGTACCCCATTTATTAAATGACAGATAATCATGTTTCCACACTCCCTAGCATTAAGTAAAGGAGATAATGAGCAAAATACCTCAACGGTCACTGCTAGGGCTTTCGTTTACATTGTatataaattattttaaataacaGCTGAATAAATTTTCTGATTATGGGCTGAGGGGACAGCAAATAAGAGACCATCTGCAATGATAGAAGAATGTGACAGAGCACTTAAGTTTAGAAGAGCCAAAAATAGTGATGGAATTGAATAAATGGACTGACCAGTGAGATTACAAAGTGAACAATAGTCAAACATGACAAATCAGGGTTActgatagtcatagagatgtacagtacggaaacagaccctttggtccaactcgtccacgccgaccagacatcccaactcaatcttgtcccacctgccagtgcctggcccatatctttcccctctctccctaaacctatgccctctagttctggactcccccaccccagggaagagactttgtctctttattctacccttataattttataaatctgtatAAGGTCAGCCTCTTTTTCCCCtgtgaaaacagccctagcctattcaatctctccctgtagctcaaatcctccaaccctggcaacatccttgtaagtcttttctgaaccctttcaagtttcacaacatctttccgataggaaggagaccagaattgcatgcaatattccaacagtggcctaaccaatgtcttgtacagccgcaacatgacctcccaactcctgtactcgatactctgactaataaaggaaagcataccaaatgccttcttcactatcctatctacctgcgacttcaaggtctctttgttttgcaatactccctaggacattaccattagtgtataagtcctgctaagatttactttcccataGGTGATTGTTAAAGTAAGTAATCTATGAGAAAGCAATGAAGACAAATTAGGTCTTAGCATGTGTACTGAGGGATGAATATAAGGGGAAATTCACTGTTTAGATTTAACTTCATATAGTATGGAACAGCATTTAGTCAAAATCTTTGGTTTTTGTCCATAACTACCAAATCTAATTTCTTCCTTTTTGTTTTCTTCACATACAATTTATTGTGCTTCTAAATTTGCTTTTATAAGTAGCTGGATATATTGAGAACTGTCAGAACATTTCACATAACCCATCCGCTTTTTCTGACTTCCTCATCAAACTTCTTTATCAAATCACCCTTTAATATTTCAGTTCTGCTAAACTAAACAATTCCAACTTCTTAACTCTTTGTAACTGTGACTTCTCACATTGTTATATCTTTATGTAAAGGAATGTTCATGATAGACATGGTGTCCCAATTAAAGGTTTAGTGCATGCTCAGTGTTACTTCCTTGCATCTatattttttcttttaaaaaatatagCAAGCGTTCAAATTGCCTGCCTTTTA
The sequence above is drawn from the Chiloscyllium punctatum isolate Juve2018m chromosome 14, sChiPun1.3, whole genome shotgun sequence genome and encodes:
- the LOC140485643 gene encoding THAP domain-containing protein 1-like isoform X1, with product MVLSCSAYGCKNRYDKDRGVSFHRFPLKRPELCKKWLAAVRRRNFTPTKNSNLCSEHFTLDCFRKNCNNKILEENAVPSIFCFTRPNQQSKKLEIPVTSDQPNAEEISEDTTLKQAHGLLTVYDHSYSVGDACLQKKKIQKLEEQNEKLKKKLKFLQQKSRRQEQRLQKMKKLLQQLNPQEILPHQRCVLLHDTLYEVIKV
- the LOC140485643 gene encoding THAP domain-containing protein 1-like isoform X2; the protein is MVLSCSAYGCKNRFPLKRPELCKKWLAAVRRRNFTPTKNSNLCSEHFTLDCFRKNCNNKILEENAVPSIFCFTRPNQQSKKLEIPVTSDQPNAEEISEDTTLKQAHGLLTVYDHSYSVGDACLQKKKIQKLEEQNEKLKKKLKFLQQKSRRQEQRLQKMKKLLQQLNPQEILPHQRCVLLHDTLYEVIKV